In Kitasatospora sp. NBC_00240, the following are encoded in one genomic region:
- the mppR gene encoding enduracididine biosynthesis enzyme MppR, whose product MTTSVTSTVAGGLRGYSLPLSPSGTSATLTPPPWHFSGEVVMVDYRVDPAAAARFLPPELDPGADPGQAAAVFAHWQWCSEPGAELADPGTSQFSEFLILLGCEYRGRRLARCPYAWVDQPVPLLRGWLQGMPKQFGEVHQTRPMRVGKAGPLGSAAGTYHGTAATGGRRLAQASVNVTGPAAGPPELHTVPLVHSRVQPPWIDGEQPAVGLVTSTVTGVEFSEVWSGDAHLEMFDVLDADFASLRPISVGRGHVFGYAETLVSGQALA is encoded by the coding sequence ATGACCACTTCCGTGACCAGTACCGTCGCCGGCGGCCTGCGCGGCTACAGCCTTCCGCTCTCCCCGTCCGGCACCTCGGCCACCCTGACTCCCCCGCCGTGGCACTTCTCCGGCGAGGTCGTCATGGTCGACTACCGGGTGGATCCGGCGGCGGCGGCGCGGTTCCTCCCGCCCGAGCTCGACCCCGGCGCCGACCCCGGGCAGGCCGCCGCCGTCTTCGCGCACTGGCAGTGGTGCTCGGAGCCGGGCGCCGAGCTGGCCGATCCGGGTACCAGCCAGTTCAGCGAGTTCCTGATCCTGCTCGGCTGCGAGTACCGCGGCCGCCGCCTGGCCCGGTGCCCGTACGCCTGGGTCGACCAGCCCGTGCCGCTGCTGCGCGGCTGGCTGCAGGGAATGCCGAAGCAGTTCGGCGAAGTGCATCAGACCCGGCCGATGCGCGTCGGCAAGGCGGGGCCCCTGGGCTCCGCCGCGGGCACCTACCACGGCACCGCCGCCACCGGCGGCCGCCGGCTCGCCCAGGCCTCGGTGAACGTGACCGGCCCCGCCGCCGGACCGCCGGAGCTGCACACCGTGCCACTGGTGCACAGCCGGGTGCAGCCGCCCTGGATCGACGGCGAGCAGCCGGCCGTCGGGCTGGTGACCTCGACCGTCACGGGGGTCGAGTTCTCCGAGGTGTGGTCGGGCGACGCGCACCTGGAGATGTTCGACGTGCTCGACGCGGACTTCGCCTCGCTGCGGCCGATCTCGGTCGGGCGCGGCCATGTCTTCGGATACGCGGAGACGCTCGTCTCCGGCCAGGCACTCGCCTGA
- a CDS encoding MbtH family protein — MTNPFDDPDATFKVLTNLEGQHSLWPSFAAVPEGWSVSLADTDRAACLAYVEEHWTDMRPKSLADRMAAR; from the coding sequence ATGACCAATCCGTTCGACGACCCCGACGCCACCTTCAAGGTGCTGACCAACCTCGAAGGTCAGCATTCGCTCTGGCCCTCCTTCGCGGCCGTCCCCGAAGGGTGGTCGGTCTCGCTGGCCGACACGGACCGCGCGGCCTGCCTCGCGTACGTCGAGGAGCACTGGACCGACATGCGCCCGAAGAGCCTGGCCGACCGCATGGCCGCACGCTGA
- a CDS encoding alpha/beta fold hydrolase yields the protein MSIATVGGTRLHYDDSPPGGRADGEPVVLVMGAGGRGRAWHLHQVPALTAAGYRVITYDSRGVPPSDPGEAGLTVGDLAADLAGLIEHLDAGPCRLVGTSLGAHVVQELLLTRPDLATAAVLMATRGRDDELRAAAVRAEIELMDSGITLPPRYHAALQALQNLSPHTLNDDLEVSDWLSVFEQSLSAGPGLRHQTAITPDPGRLAAYARITTPCLVIGFADDLVTPPHLVAEVARAIPGAAHRLVHHAGHYGYLEQPEEVNRQILAFFAGVPDRPLVRTGHAAPQGHLVPSP from the coding sequence ATGAGCATCGCGACCGTCGGCGGGACGCGGCTGCACTACGACGACAGTCCGCCCGGCGGCCGGGCGGACGGCGAGCCGGTCGTGCTGGTCATGGGCGCGGGCGGTCGCGGCCGGGCGTGGCACCTGCACCAGGTACCGGCGCTCACCGCGGCCGGCTATCGGGTGATCACGTACGACTCCCGGGGCGTACCCCCGAGCGACCCCGGCGAAGCCGGTCTGACGGTCGGCGATCTCGCAGCCGACCTGGCGGGACTCATCGAGCACCTGGACGCCGGGCCGTGCCGCCTGGTGGGGACGTCGCTCGGCGCGCACGTGGTGCAGGAACTGCTGCTGACCCGGCCCGACCTCGCCACCGCCGCCGTCCTGATGGCCACCCGCGGCCGCGACGACGAGCTGCGCGCGGCGGCCGTCCGGGCCGAGATCGAGCTGATGGACTCCGGCATCACGCTGCCGCCCCGGTACCACGCGGCCCTGCAGGCGCTCCAGAACCTGTCCCCGCACACCCTCAACGACGACCTGGAGGTGTCGGACTGGCTGTCGGTGTTCGAGCAGTCGCTGTCCGCCGGCCCCGGACTGCGCCACCAGACCGCCATCACACCGGACCCCGGCCGCCTCGCGGCGTACGCCAGGATCACCACCCCGTGCCTGGTCATCGGCTTCGCCGACGACCTGGTCACGCCCCCGCACCTGGTCGCCGAGGTGGCCCGGGCCATCCCCGGCGCCGCCCACCGGCTGGTCCACCACGCGGGTCACTACGGGTACCTCGAACAACCGGAGGAGGTGAACCGGCAGATCCTCGCGTTCTTCGCCGGCGTCCCGGACCGCCCGCTCGTGCGGACCGGCCACGCGGCGCCCCAAGGCCACCTGGTCCCCAGCCCCTGA
- a CDS encoding polyprenol monophosphomannose synthase, whose translation MAAVPPKTVVVVPTYNERDNLPVLAALLADLPVPNLHLLVVDDNSPDGTGEVADKLAADAPESVGVLHRDAKDGLGRAYIAGMTRALAEDADIVVQMDADLSHPASVIPAMIEALLTTKAGAVIGSRYVAGGSTAADWPWSRRMLSAWANGYVNAILRLRLKDATAGFKAWRADTLRAIDLDSVRSNGYSFQVEMNHRAVRRGFTVLEVPIRFEEREQGVSKMSLAVQLESALTPWKLLFAGKRG comes from the coding sequence ATGGCCGCCGTACCCCCGAAGACCGTTGTCGTCGTGCCGACCTACAACGAACGGGACAACCTGCCCGTACTGGCCGCTCTGCTCGCGGACCTGCCGGTGCCGAACCTGCATCTGCTCGTGGTCGACGACAACTCGCCCGACGGCACCGGCGAGGTCGCCGACAAACTCGCCGCCGATGCGCCGGAGAGCGTGGGTGTGCTGCACCGCGACGCCAAGGACGGACTGGGCCGCGCCTACATCGCCGGAATGACCCGCGCGCTGGCGGAGGATGCCGACATCGTGGTCCAGATGGACGCCGATCTCTCGCATCCTGCCTCGGTGATCCCGGCCATGATCGAGGCGCTGCTGACGACGAAGGCCGGCGCCGTGATCGGCTCGCGCTACGTGGCCGGCGGTTCGACCGCCGCCGACTGGCCCTGGTCCCGCCGGATGCTGTCGGCCTGGGCCAACGGCTACGTCAACGCGATCCTGCGGTTGCGCCTGAAGGACGCCACCGCCGGGTTCAAGGCCTGGCGGGCCGACACCTTGCGCGCGATCGACCTGGACTCCGTGCGCAGCAACGGGTACTCCTTCCAGGTCGAGATGAACCATCGCGCCGTCCGGCGAGGGTTCACCGTGCTCGAAGTGCCCATTCGCTTCGAGGAACGCGAGCAAGGCGTGTCGAAGATGAGCCTGGCGGTTCAGCTCGAATCCGCCCTCACCCCGTGGAAGCTGCTTTTCGCTGGAAAGCGCGGGTGA
- a CDS encoding TfoX/Sxy family protein: MTYDEGLAQRIRERLGERAGLGEKRMFGGLAFLLGGHMTVGVVGDELIARVGPAHHEEALVRPEARPTDFTGKPMRGWVTVGGPALAEDPVLDHWITTAVDFASTLPPK; the protein is encoded by the coding sequence ATGACGTACGACGAAGGGCTGGCCCAACGGATCAGGGAGCGGCTCGGCGAGCGGGCAGGCCTCGGCGAGAAGCGGATGTTCGGCGGCCTGGCCTTCCTGCTGGGCGGGCACATGACCGTGGGTGTGGTCGGCGACGAACTCATCGCCCGGGTCGGCCCCGCGCATCACGAGGAGGCCTTGGTCCGCCCGGAGGCCCGCCCGACGGACTTCACCGGCAAGCCGATGCGCGGTTGGGTGACCGTCGGTGGCCCGGCGCTCGCGGAGGACCCGGTCCTGGACCACTGGATCACCACGGCCGTGGATTTCGCGAGCACGCTCCCGCCCAAGTGA
- a CDS encoding putative Ig domain-containing protein, whose amino-acid sequence MIRATNTTRPLALAAAALVLLAGASAVPHQASAATTETAASAPKRVLFDDSKGETAGNADWIISSAQPDPLAQNADPTTETSWTGAISAWGVALQKTGRYSLKTLPAGSTITYGTGGALDLANFDEFVLPEPNIRLGDAEKTAVMKFVQNGGGLFLISDHTVSDRNNDGWDSPAIINDLMTTNSVDNTDPFGFSVDLLNIANENPRAVTDPGDPVLNGPFGQVTGSIIRNGTTFTLKPADNPAVKGLLYRSGYSGTTGAFVATSAFGSGRVAIWGDSSPIDDGTGQSGNTLYDGWNDPAGTDAALALNATDWLAQGSGSGSGTVTLTDPGTRTATVGTATTLQLTATDTAGGSLSYSATGLPTGLSVSSATGLISGTPTTAGSFAVTATATDSTGPSSSASFTWTVSPTGGTSCTAAQLLANPGFETGSASSWTETNSGGTSAVSNSSGEPPHSGSYDAWLDGYGVTNTDTLAQTVTLPTGCAAYTFSFWLHIDSASSTTTAYDKLTVTANGTTLATYSNLNAAGGYQQRTFNLAAYAGRSVTLKFTGTEDYTKQTSFVLDDIAVNVS is encoded by the coding sequence GTGATCAGAGCCACGAACACCACCCGCCCCCTGGCCCTCGCCGCCGCCGCACTGGTGCTGCTGGCCGGCGCGAGCGCCGTACCGCACCAGGCTTCGGCAGCCACCACCGAGACCGCGGCAAGCGCCCCGAAGCGGGTGCTCTTCGACGACAGCAAGGGGGAGACCGCGGGCAACGCCGACTGGATCATCTCCAGTGCCCAGCCCGACCCGCTCGCCCAGAACGCCGACCCGACCACCGAGACGTCCTGGACCGGCGCCATCTCCGCCTGGGGCGTGGCCCTCCAGAAGACCGGCCGTTACAGCCTGAAGACGCTGCCCGCCGGCTCCACCATCACCTACGGCACCGGCGGCGCACTCGACCTCGCCAACTTCGACGAATTCGTCCTGCCCGAGCCCAACATCAGGCTCGGCGACGCCGAGAAGACCGCCGTGATGAAGTTCGTGCAGAACGGCGGCGGCCTGTTCCTGATCTCCGACCACACCGTCAGCGACCGCAACAACGACGGCTGGGACTCCCCCGCGATCATCAACGACCTGATGACCACCAACAGCGTGGACAACACCGACCCGTTCGGCTTCTCCGTCGACCTGCTGAACATCGCCAACGAGAACCCGCGCGCGGTCACCGACCCGGGCGACCCGGTGCTCAACGGCCCCTTCGGCCAGGTGACCGGCTCCATCATCCGCAACGGCACCACCTTCACCCTCAAGCCGGCCGACAACCCCGCGGTCAAAGGCCTCCTGTACCGGAGCGGCTACAGCGGCACCACCGGCGCCTTCGTCGCCACCTCCGCCTTCGGCAGCGGCCGGGTCGCCATCTGGGGCGACAGCTCCCCGATCGACGACGGCACCGGCCAGTCCGGCAACACCCTCTACGACGGCTGGAACGACCCGGCCGGCACCGACGCCGCCCTGGCGCTGAACGCCACCGACTGGCTCGCCCAGGGCAGCGGCAGCGGCAGCGGCACCGTCACCCTCACCGACCCGGGCACCCGGACCGCCACCGTCGGCACCGCCACCACCCTCCAGCTCACCGCAACCGACACCGCCGGGGGCTCCCTGAGCTACTCGGCGACCGGCCTGCCGACCGGCCTGAGCGTCAGCTCCGCCACCGGCCTGATCAGCGGCACGCCCACCACCGCCGGCAGCTTCGCGGTGACGGCCACCGCGACCGACTCCACCGGCCCGTCCTCCTCGGCCTCCTTCACCTGGACCGTCAGCCCCACCGGCGGCACCAGCTGCACCGCCGCCCAGCTTCTCGCCAACCCCGGCTTCGAGACCGGCTCCGCCTCGTCCTGGACCGAGACCAACAGCGGCGGCACCAGCGCCGTCAGCAACAGCTCCGGCGAGCCGCCGCACTCCGGCAGCTACGACGCCTGGCTGGACGGCTACGGCGTCACCAACACCGACACCCTCGCCCAGACGGTGACCCTGCCGACCGGCTGCGCCGCGTACACCTTCAGCTTCTGGCTGCACATCGACAGCGCCTCGTCGACGACCACCGCGTACGACAAGCTCACCGTGACCGCCAACGGCACCACCCTGGCCACCTACTCCAACCTCAACGCCGCCGGCGGCTACCAGCAGCGCACCTTCAACCTGGCCGCCTACGCCGGCCGGAGCGTCACCCTGAAGTTCACCGGCACCGAGGACTACACCAAGCAGACCTCGTTCGTCCTCGACGACATCGCCGTCAACGTCTCCTGA